From the genome of Faecalibacterium prausnitzii:
CCTGACCTTTGCGCTGGCGGGCAACCAGAACTGCGGCAAGACGACCCTGTTCAACCAGCTCACTGGCTCCAACCAGCATGTGGGCAACTTCCCCGGCGTCACGGTGGACCGGAAGAGCGGTGCCATCAAGGAGCACCCGGAAACGGAAGTCACCGACCTGCCCGGCATCTACTCGATGTCGCCCTATTCCAGCGAGGAGATCGTCACCCGCCAGTTCATCATCGGCGAAAAGCCGACCGGCATCATCAACATCGTGGACGCGACCAACATCGAGCGCAACCTGTATCTGACGATGCAGCTCATGGAGCTGGATACCCCCATGGTGCTGGCCCTGAACATGATGGACGAGGTGCGCGGCAACGGCGGCACCATCCGCATCAACCAGATGGAAGCCATGCTGGGCATCCCGGTGGTGCCCATCTCGGCGGCTAAGAACGAGGGCGTGGACGAACTGGTGGACCATGCGATCCATGTGGCCAAGTACCAGGAGCGTCCGGGCCGGCTCGACTTCTGCGGCGAGGAGGACCACGGCGGCGCGGTGCACCGCTGCATCCACGGTATCATCCACCTCATCGAGGATCACGCCAGAGCGGCCGGCATCCCGGTGCGGTTCGCGGCCACCAAGCTGGTGGAGGGCGACGCCCGTATTGAGGAAGCCCTCAAACTGGACCAGAACGAAAAAGAGATGATCGAGCACATCATCGTGCAGATGGAGCAGGAGCGCGGGCTGGACCGTGCCGCCGCCATTGCGGATATGCGGTTCCACTTTATCCACCAGCTGGTGGATCAGACCGTGGTGAAGCCGCATCAGAGCAAGGAGCAGGTGCGCAGCAGCCGGATCGACCAGTTCCTGACCGGCAAATACACGGCCATCCCGGCCTTTGTGGGCATCATGGCGCTGGTGTTCTACCTCACCTTCGGCGTCATCGGCGCAGGTCTACAGAGCCTGCTGGAGATCGGGATCGAGAACCTGACCGTCTTTGTGGACGATGCCCTGACCTACTGGAACGTCAACGAGACGGTTCACTCGCTGGTCATCGACGGCATCTTCACGGGCGTGGGCAGTGTGCTGAGCTTCCTGCCCATCATCGTGACCCTGTTCTTCTTCCTCTCGCTGCTGGAAGATACCGGCTACATGGCCCGCGTGGCCTTTGTGATGGATAAGCTGCTGCGCCGCATCGGCCTTTCGGGCCGCAGCATCGTGCCGATGCTCATTGGCTTCGGGTGCACGGTGCCGGGCGTCATGGCCAGCCGCACCCTGCCCTCCGAGCGGGACCGCAAGATGACCATCCTGCTGACCCCCTTCATGAGCTGCTCGGCCAAGCTCCCCATTTACAGCCTGTTTGCCGTGACCTTCTTCCCGGATCATGCGGCACTGGTCATGGTGGGGCTGTATTTCCTGGGCATTGCGGTGGGCATCCTGGCGGCATTTGCCCTCAAGGGGACCCTGTTCCGCGGCGAGGCGGTGCCGTTCGTCATGGAGCTGCCCAACTATCGCCTGCCCGGCCTGAAAAATGTGATGCAGCTGCTCTGGGAAAAGGCGCGGGATTTTCTGGAGCGCGCCTTCACCGTCATCTTCATGGCGACCATCGTCATCTGGTTCTTGCAGAACTTCGATCTGCAGCTCAGCCTGACCGCGGACCCGCAGGAAAGCATCCTGGCCTTTGTGGCCAGCGGCATCGCGCCCCTGTTTGCCCCGCTGGGCTTTGCGGACTGGCGGGTCTCCACGGCCCTCATCACCGGCTTCATGGCAAAGGAGAGCGTCGTTTCGACCCTGACCATCCTGTTCGGCTCGTCCGCTGCGCTGGGTGCGGCGCTGTCCCCGGCGGCAGCGGCCCCGCTGCTGGTGTTCTGCCTGCTCTACACCCCCTGCATCGCGGCAGTGGCTTCCGTCAAGCGGGAGCTGGGCGGCCGCTGGGCAGCCGTCATGGTCCTGAACCAGTGCGTGGTGGCATGGGTGGCAGCCTTCATCGTCCGGATGCTCGCGCTGGCGCTCGTGTAAAACATCTGTTCTTTATAATAAGAGCCTGTACCCGAAGCGATTTGGGCACAGGCTCTTTGTTTGTGTGAGGCTCTTGACAAGGCACAAAAATCGTGCTAAAATACTTCAAAAATGAACGATTCAAAAATGGAGCGATAAAATGAGAGAGAAAAACCCCAGCATGGAATTTGCAAACAAGACGGCGCTGGCCTACAGCGCGGTCTGCAAGCCGCTGTGCCAGGAACTCGGCCTGCCCCAGACGGCGTTTGATATCCTGCTGTTCCTGGCCAACAACCCCACCTACAAAACGGCCAGCGACATCGTAGAGGTGCGCCACATCAAAGCGAACCTCGTCTCGGTGAATGTGGACAAGCTCGTGCACGAGGGCCTGCTGACCCGCTGCCAGGTGCCGAACGACCGCCGCAAGACCGAGCTGCTCTGCACCGAAAAGGCTCAGCCCATCATTCAGCGGGGCCGGGCGCTGCAGGAAGCCTTCTTTGACCGACTGCTGAACGGCATCGACGAAGCCCGGCTGAATGTGTTTTATGGGACCCTGGAACAGATGGGCCGGAACCTGGATGAAATTCTGGAAGGAGAACTGTAAGATGAATGGATTGTTTACGATCGTTGTGACCTTTTTTGCCGGGATGGGCGCAGGCCTGGGCACCGGCTTTGCCGGTATGAGCGCCGCTGCGGTCATCAGCCCGATGCTCATCACCTTCCTCGGCATGGACCCTTACATGGCCGTCGGCATCGCTCTCTCGTCGGACGTGCTGGCCAGTGCGGTGTCGGCCTATACCTACCATAAGAATAAGAATCTGGATATCAAGAATGGCCTCATCATGATGGCCAGCGTTCTGGTGTTCACGGTCGTGGGCAGCTACCTTGCCAGCCTGCTTCCGTCGGCCACCATGGGCAGCTTTTCGGTCTTCATGACCTTCCTGCTGGGCATCAAGTTCATCGTTCGACCCGTCATGACCACCAAGGAGGCCATGCAGGGCGTCTCCGCAAAGAAGCGCGCCATCCAGTCCGTCGTGTGCGGTGT
Proteins encoded in this window:
- the feoB gene encoding ferrous iron transport protein B, which encodes MTLKELKIGESAVIDAVGGAGALRQHFLDMGLIPGEKVTLVKFAPMGDPMELQIHGYELTLRLDDAAQIEITPAAAAPTAAPARRENKMVEHPGLGEGGRYHTKQGEHPLPEGKTLTFALAGNQNCGKTTLFNQLTGSNQHVGNFPGVTVDRKSGAIKEHPETEVTDLPGIYSMSPYSSEEIVTRQFIIGEKPTGIINIVDATNIERNLYLTMQLMELDTPMVLALNMMDEVRGNGGTIRINQMEAMLGIPVVPISAAKNEGVDELVDHAIHVAKYQERPGRLDFCGEEDHGGAVHRCIHGIIHLIEDHARAAGIPVRFAATKLVEGDARIEEALKLDQNEKEMIEHIIVQMEQERGLDRAAAIADMRFHFIHQLVDQTVVKPHQSKEQVRSSRIDQFLTGKYTAIPAFVGIMALVFYLTFGVIGAGLQSLLEIGIENLTVFVDDALTYWNVNETVHSLVIDGIFTGVGSVLSFLPIIVTLFFFLSLLEDTGYMARVAFVMDKLLRRIGLSGRSIVPMLIGFGCTVPGVMASRTLPSERDRKMTILLTPFMSCSAKLPIYSLFAVTFFPDHAALVMVGLYFLGIAVGILAAFALKGTLFRGEAVPFVMELPNYRLPGLKNVMQLLWEKARDFLERAFTVIFMATIVIWFLQNFDLQLSLTADPQESILAFVASGIAPLFAPLGFADWRVSTALITGFMAKESVVSTLTILFGSSAALGAALSPAAAAPLLVFCLLYTPCIAAVASVKRELGGRWAAVMVLNQCVVAWVAAFIVRMLALALV
- a CDS encoding MarR family winged helix-turn-helix transcriptional regulator, which codes for MREKNPSMEFANKTALAYSAVCKPLCQELGLPQTAFDILLFLANNPTYKTASDIVEVRHIKANLVSVNVDKLVHEGLLTRCQVPNDRRKTELLCTEKAQPIIQRGRALQEAFFDRLLNGIDEARLNVFYGTLEQMGRNLDEILEGEL
- a CDS encoding sulfite exporter TauE/SafE family protein, giving the protein MNGLFTIVVTFFAGMGAGLGTGFAGMSAAAVISPMLITFLGMDPYMAVGIALSSDVLASAVSAYTYHKNKNLDIKNGLIMMASVLVFTVVGSYLASLLPSATMGSFSVFMTFLLGIKFIVRPVMTTKEAMQGVSAKKRAIQSVVCGVCIGLICGFVGAGGGMMMLLILTSVLGYELKTAVGTSVFIMAFTALTGAVSHFAIGGMPDPFVLALCVVFTLLWARIAAVFANKADPKTLNRATGIVLVVLGIVVMGFNFLTK